The Planococcus versutus genome contains a region encoding:
- the folB gene encoding dihydroneopterin aldolase, with protein MDFIHVNDMEFYGYHGVFPEETKLGQRFRLTVSLAVNLQQAGKTDALEHTVHYGEVYEACRSIVEGEPKKLVEAVAESVASHILADFPLVQGIRVQLIKPDPPIPGHYKSVAIDITRGKFI; from the coding sequence ATGGATTTTATTCATGTAAACGATATGGAATTCTATGGTTATCATGGCGTATTTCCAGAAGAAACCAAACTGGGTCAGCGGTTTCGCTTAACCGTTTCCTTGGCAGTAAATTTACAACAAGCCGGAAAAACAGATGCGCTTGAGCATACGGTACATTACGGAGAAGTTTACGAAGCTTGCCGTTCGATTGTTGAAGGCGAACCGAAAAAATTAGTAGAAGCTGTAGCAGAAAGTGTAGCAAGTCACATTCTTGCTGACTTTCCGCTAGTGCAAGGCATACGTGTACAACTAATCAAACCAGACCCACCGATTCCAGGTCATTATAAATCTGTAGCCATTGACATAACGCGAGGGAAATTCATATGA
- the folK gene encoding 2-amino-4-hydroxy-6-hydroxymethyldihydropteridine diphosphokinase, with amino-acid sequence MNQSYLSLGSNMGNRFEMLKQAVAKLAVFPTIKVTRISSLYETDPVGYIEQEPFLNMVVQLETELTALDLLDVCQEIEQSLNRERLIRWGPRTIDLDILLYNQENLKNDRLIVPHPRMCERAFVLVPLVEINPEFKVDTYFERDGVRLWKSYDDMKAFLQDMQNES; translated from the coding sequence ATGAACCAAAGTTATTTATCGCTTGGTTCTAATATGGGCAATCGTTTCGAGATGCTAAAACAAGCCGTCGCGAAACTCGCTGTATTTCCAACTATTAAAGTTACTCGTATTTCTTCTCTTTACGAAACAGACCCAGTGGGATATATAGAGCAAGAGCCTTTTCTTAACATGGTCGTCCAGCTGGAAACGGAGTTAACGGCATTAGACTTACTGGATGTTTGTCAGGAGATCGAACAAAGTTTAAATCGAGAGCGACTTATTCGATGGGGACCAAGAACAATTGATCTTGATATTTTATTGTACAACCAAGAGAACTTGAAAAACGATAGGTTGATAGTTCCACATCCGCGAATGTGTGAACGAGCTTTTGTACTCGTGCCTTTAGTTGAAATAAATCCGGAATTTAAAGTGGATACTTACTTTGAACGTGATGGCGTTCGTTTATGGAAATCCTATGACGATATGAAAGCATTTTTACAAGACATGCAAAATGAGTCTTAA
- the lysS gene encoding lysine--tRNA ligase: MSEELNDQLVVRRQKMQAFRDNGMDPFGGRFERTHLSQEIIEQYGELSKEKLEETPYEVIIAGRVMTKRGKGKAGFAHIQDLKGQIQIYVRKDAIGDEAYEIYNTVDLGDILGIKGVVFKTNVGELSIKVKEVEFLTKALRPLPEKFHGLKDVEQRYRQRYLDLLTSEGSKETFILRSRIIQSMRRYLDNAGFLEVETPMLHSIAGGAAAKPFITHHNALDMELYIRIAIELHLKRLIVGGLEKVYEIGRVFRNEGISTRHNPEFTMLELYEAYADYNDIMALTENLVAHIAQEVLGTTTVQYGEDQIDLAVGWKRLHMADAVKEYTGVDFWEQMTKEEAQALAKEHHVEIRPTMEVGHILNEFFEQKVEEQLVQPTFVYGHPVEISPLAKKNPEDDRFTDRFELFIVRREHANAFTELNDPIDQRQRFEAQLIEKSEGNDEAHEMDEDFIEALEYGLPPTGGLGIGIDRLIMLLTNSSSIRDVLLFPQMRPKE, encoded by the coding sequence ATGTCAGAAGAATTAAACGATCAACTAGTAGTTAGGCGTCAAAAGATGCAGGCTTTTCGAGATAACGGAATGGATCCATTTGGTGGTCGTTTCGAACGGACTCATTTATCTCAAGAAATAATTGAGCAATACGGAGAGCTTTCTAAAGAAAAATTAGAAGAAACGCCATATGAAGTAATTATTGCTGGACGAGTGATGACAAAGCGCGGGAAAGGGAAGGCGGGCTTTGCACACATTCAAGATTTAAAAGGGCAAATTCAAATATATGTTCGTAAAGATGCTATTGGCGACGAGGCTTACGAAATTTACAATACAGTTGACCTAGGAGATATCTTAGGGATTAAAGGGGTTGTGTTTAAAACGAACGTAGGAGAACTGTCCATTAAAGTAAAAGAAGTGGAGTTTCTTACTAAAGCACTGCGTCCGTTACCTGAAAAATTCCACGGCTTAAAAGATGTTGAGCAACGTTACCGTCAACGCTATTTAGACTTGCTGACAAGTGAAGGCAGTAAAGAAACATTTATTCTGCGTAGTCGTATTATCCAATCAATGCGTCGTTACTTGGACAATGCAGGTTTCTTAGAAGTTGAGACGCCAATGCTTCACTCAATTGCAGGAGGAGCAGCTGCAAAACCATTTATTACACATCACAATGCACTAGACATGGAATTATATATCCGTATTGCAATCGAACTTCACTTGAAGCGTTTAATTGTTGGAGGACTAGAAAAAGTTTATGAAATTGGTCGTGTTTTTCGTAACGAAGGAATCTCAACTCGCCACAACCCAGAATTTACGATGCTGGAGCTTTATGAAGCATATGCAGATTATAACGACATCATGGCGCTTACGGAAAATTTAGTGGCTCATATTGCGCAAGAAGTGCTTGGAACTACGACAGTTCAATACGGTGAAGACCAAATTGACTTAGCTGTAGGTTGGAAAAGATTACACATGGCTGATGCTGTTAAAGAATATACAGGCGTAGACTTTTGGGAACAGATGACTAAAGAAGAAGCCCAAGCTTTAGCGAAAGAACATCATGTTGAAATTAGACCTACAATGGAAGTAGGTCATATCTTAAACGAATTTTTCGAGCAAAAAGTAGAAGAACAATTAGTTCAACCAACTTTTGTTTACGGACATCCGGTTGAAATTTCACCTTTAGCTAAGAAGAATCCAGAAGATGACCGTTTTACGGATCGCTTTGAATTGTTTATTGTACGTCGTGAACATGCCAATGCGTTTACAGAGTTAAATGATCCTATTGATCAACGTCAGCGTTTTGAAGCACAATTGATTGAGAAGTCAGAAGGAAACGACGAAGCGCATGAAATGGATGAGGACTTTATTGAGGCTCTTGAATACGGATTACCTCCGACGGGTGGATTAGGAATTGGTATTGATCGATTGATTATGTTATTAACTAATTCTTCATCTATAAGAGATGTTTTATTATTCCCACAAATGCGTCCGAAAGAATAG